The following are from one region of the Salvelinus fontinalis isolate EN_2023a unplaced genomic scaffold, ASM2944872v1 scaffold_0024, whole genome shotgun sequence genome:
- the LOC129842240 gene encoding pulmonary surfactant-associated protein D-like, protein MAMSRPLTLGLCVLSLLVLPGQTEKCECQGPTGYPGPRGPAGPPGPSGTDGLPGIGGPPGLSGTDGRPGPSGGMPGLPGPPGKRGLPGLPGSYELPAIDGRNVPGPPGPPGPPGPAGATDLDLEPLQDSLIKLELAVNYDFTRRVDKKYFVSHKRAGSFDDAVRFCTKRGLVLALPKNEEENTALTQVFEGALKNAWLNVDNSKEGKFQVDLKGHPLTFSKWADGEPKVPNGDRSCTMLTESGAWRVTYECSFNAYIVCEI, encoded by the exons ATGGCGATGAGCAGACCTCTGACTTTGGGGCTCTGTGTTCTCTCCCTGCTGGTTCTGCCAGGCCAGACGGAGAAGTGTGAATGCCAGGGTCCTACAGGGTATCCTGGCCCTCGTGGGCCTGCTGGCCCTCCTGGCCCTTCTGGGACTGATGGCCTTCCTGGGATTGGTGGCCCTCCTGGGCTTTCTGGGACTGATGGCCGTCCTGGGCCTTCTGGAG GCATGCCTGGACTTCCTGGTCCACCTGGAAAGAGAG GTCTCCCTGGACTTCCTGGATCTTATGAACTTCCTGCTATAGATGGACGTAATGTCCCTGGACCTCCTGGTCCGCCTGGACCCCCGGGCCCTGCAGGAGCTACTG ACTTAGACCTGGAACCCCTGCAAGACAGCTTGATCAAACTGGAGCTGG CCGTAAACTATGACTTCACCAGAAGAGTTGACAAGAAGTACTTTGTGTCACACAAGAGAGCGGGTTCTTTTGACGATGCTGTTCGGTTCTGTACCAAGAGGGGCTTGGTGTTGGCTTTGCCGAAGAACGAggaggaaaacactgctctcACTCAGGTCTTTGAAGGGGCTCTGAAGAACGCATGGCTCAATGTTGACAACAGTAAAGAGGGGAAGTTTCAGGTGGATTTGAAAGGCCATCCCCtcaccttttccaaatgggcagaTGGGGAACCAAAAGTGCCcaatggggatagaagctgtacCATGTTGACAGAGTCAGGTGCATGGCGGGTGACATATGAGTGCTCCTTCAATGCCTATATCGTGTGTGAGATATAG